A window of Roseateles sp. XES5 genomic DNA:
CCGTTGACGACGAATTCGGCCGCGCCGCGCGTGCCGTCGTCGTTCGACAGGACGACGATGTCCGTCAGGGTCTCGCGGTAGGAGCGGTTCATGTGAACCATGAAATCGCGGAAGGCGTCCTTGCCGACCTGCCGGCCGCCCTGGTTGATGTCGTGGACGACATCGTCGTGCAAGAGATCGAAGAAGGCCTCCATGTCCTGCCTGTTGAAAGCATCGTAATAGGCACGGATCGTCTCTTTTGCCGGCATGTCATCCCTCATATCGTTGCTTCTGGGCGCTGCCCTTATAACATTGTTCAAGCCTTTGGGAACATTCACGGATCATGCAGATAGAGATCGTCCAGGGAAAGGCCGTTGCCCCGCATATCGCGGATCTCGCGCGCCTTCGCACCGAAGTTTTCCGCGCCTTTCCGTATCTCTACGAGGGCAGCGAGGCCTATGAGGCGTCCTATCTCGCAACCTATGCGCAATCGCCGGAAAGCCTGTTCGTGCTCGCCATCGAGGACGGGCGGATCGTCGGCGCCTCGACGGGCGTGCCGATGACGGATGCCTCCGCGGTCTTCAGGGCGCCCTTTGCCGCCGGCGGCATCGCGCCGGAGACGGTTTTCTATTTCGGAGAGTCCGTGCTGCTTTCTTCCTACCGGGGCAGGGGGCTCGGCGTGCGCTTCTTCGAGGAGCGTGAAGCCTATGCGCGCCGCCTAGGGCGCTTCCACTGGTGTGCCTTCTGCGCCGTGGAACGGCCGAAGGACCATCCGATGCGCCCGGACGATTAC
This region includes:
- a CDS encoding ketosteroid isomerase-related protein; its protein translation is MPAKETIRAYYDAFNRQDMEAFFDLLHDDVVHDINQGGRQVGKDAFRDFMVHMNRSYRETLTDIVVLSNDDGTRGAAEFVVNGQYLATDEGLPEANGQTYVLPAGAFFEIRDGKVARISNTYNLNDWIAQVGA
- a CDS encoding GNAT family N-acetyltransferase; its protein translation is MQIEIVQGKAVAPHIADLARLRTEVFRAFPYLYEGSEAYEASYLATYAQSPESLFVLAIEDGRIVGASTGVPMTDASAVFRAPFAAGGIAPETVFYFGESVLLSSYRGRGLGVRFFEEREAYARRLGRFHWCAFCAVERPKDHPMRPDDYVPLDDFWGRRGYAHRADLRLMLAWQDIDEERETEKPMSFWLKAAR